The following are from one region of the Ptychodera flava strain L36383 chromosome 15, AS_Pfla_20210202, whole genome shotgun sequence genome:
- the LOC139151614 gene encoding uncharacterized protein isoform X2, producing MFAGNLQIAACILLSGNSFAKIKLMFQFANIANISQTTFYRMQNLYLAPTIDHFWKTLQAELLSAYQGEKALLSGDGRNDSPGHSSQYLSYNVGDPEKKVIVHTEVVDVREVNGKSPNMERLGFERSMDQLQKNIVIDEMVTDAHSQIAAVMKKCDKFKGVKHSWDLWHGGKNIHKKVVKASQNKKCRDLLPWASTIRNHFWYAAKESKGSERKMKAIWFGILHHVVNEHEWLLNIDGTYGKCAHSPLTEENQQRPWIQKGSPAHVALKGIVEDKRFLRTFSYYVNFRHSGFVESFHSHLLMYAPKRHAYTFEVKYSKQSKRFYPTAKLEPKKYEYIGELQRQIFQSRQNDYGHMSWHVSLDENDPRRIHSTRHLVTRPSLSQVTAQYQSRFATSQSHELTGSSNQ from the exons ATGTTTGCTGGAAATCTTCAAATAGCAGCCTGTATTCTACTTTCTGGGAACAGTTTTGCAAAGATCAAATTGATGTTCCAGTTTGCTAACATCGCTAACATATCACAAACTACATTCTATCGTATGCAAAATCTATACCTAGCACCAACGATTGATCATTTTTGGAAGACTCTTCAGGCTGAGTTACTGAGTGCTTACCAAGGTGAGAAAGCTTTACTAAGTGGTGATGGAAGAAATGATTCACCGGGTCATTCATCACAGTATCTATCATACAATGTTGGTGATCCAGAAAAAAAGGTGATAGTTCACACAGAAGTGGTTGATGTCAGAGAAGTGAATGGTAAGAGTCCAAACATGGAGCGGCTTGGGTTTGAAAGGTCCATGGATCAATTACAGAAGAACATAGTCATTGATGAAATGGTGACAGATGCACATTCACAGATAGCTGCAGTCATGA AAAAGTGTGATAAGTTTAAAGGAGTCAAACATTCCTGGGACTTGTGGCATGGAGGAAAGAACATTCACAAAAAGGTAGTAAAG GCTTCCCAAAATAAGAAATGTCGAGACCTTTTGCCATGGGCATCAACTATCAGAAATCACTTCTGGTATGCTGCCAAAGAGAGCAAGGGAAGTGAAAGGAAAATGAAA GCAATATGGTTTGGCATTCTGCATCATGTTGTAAATGAACATGAATGGCTGCTAAATATTGATGGAACTTATGGCAAATGTGCACATTCACCATTGACAGAGGAGAATCAGCAAAGACCATGGATACAGAAAGGGTCACCTGCTCATGTGGCACTCAAAGGGATTGTTGAAGATAAAAGATTCCTGAGAACATTCAGCTACTATGTAAATTTCAG ACACAGTGGCTTTGTGGAGTCTTTCCACAGTCACCTTTTGATGTATGCCCCAAAGAGACATGCGTACAC GTTTGAAGTCAAATACTCTAAGCAGTCCAAGAGGTTTTATCCTACTGCCAAACTAGAGCCCAAGAAGTATGAATACATTGGTGAGCTGCAAAGGCAGATCTTCCAGTCTCGGCAAAATGACTATGGCCACATGTCCTGGCATGTGTCCTTGGATGAGAATGATCCCAGGCGAATCCATAGCACTAGACATTTGGTGACAAGGCCTAGTTTAAGCCAAGTTACAGCACAGTATCAGAGTAGATTTGCCACATCACAGTCTCATGAACTTACTGGTAGTTCTAATCAATGA
- the LOC139151614 gene encoding uncharacterized protein isoform X1 translates to MFAGNLQIAACILLSGNSFAKIKLMFQFANIANISQTTFYRMQNLYLAPTIDHFWKTLQAELLSAYQGEKALLSGDGRNDSPGHSSQYLSYNVGDPEKKVIVHTEVVDVREVNGKSPNMERLGFERSMDQLQKNIVIDEMVTDAHSQIAAVMKKCDKFKGVKHSWDLWHGGKNIHKKVVKASQNKKCRDLLPWASTIRNHFWYAAKESKGSERKMKAIWFGILHHVVNEHEWLLNIDGTYGKCAHSPLTEENQQRPWIQKGSPAHVALKGIVEDKRFLRTFSYYVNFRHSGFVESFHSHLLMYAPKRHAYTYVANKARIQLAAIDFNKHTNRKQALDKDGKPRFEVKYSKQSKRFYPTAKLEPKKYEYIGELQRQIFQSRQNDYGHMSWHVSLDENDPRRIHSTRHLVTRPSLSQVTAQYQSRFATSQSHELTGSSNQ, encoded by the exons ATGTTTGCTGGAAATCTTCAAATAGCAGCCTGTATTCTACTTTCTGGGAACAGTTTTGCAAAGATCAAATTGATGTTCCAGTTTGCTAACATCGCTAACATATCACAAACTACATTCTATCGTATGCAAAATCTATACCTAGCACCAACGATTGATCATTTTTGGAAGACTCTTCAGGCTGAGTTACTGAGTGCTTACCAAGGTGAGAAAGCTTTACTAAGTGGTGATGGAAGAAATGATTCACCGGGTCATTCATCACAGTATCTATCATACAATGTTGGTGATCCAGAAAAAAAGGTGATAGTTCACACAGAAGTGGTTGATGTCAGAGAAGTGAATGGTAAGAGTCCAAACATGGAGCGGCTTGGGTTTGAAAGGTCCATGGATCAATTACAGAAGAACATAGTCATTGATGAAATGGTGACAGATGCACATTCACAGATAGCTGCAGTCATGA AAAAGTGTGATAAGTTTAAAGGAGTCAAACATTCCTGGGACTTGTGGCATGGAGGAAAGAACATTCACAAAAAGGTAGTAAAG GCTTCCCAAAATAAGAAATGTCGAGACCTTTTGCCATGGGCATCAACTATCAGAAATCACTTCTGGTATGCTGCCAAAGAGAGCAAGGGAAGTGAAAGGAAAATGAAA GCAATATGGTTTGGCATTCTGCATCATGTTGTAAATGAACATGAATGGCTGCTAAATATTGATGGAACTTATGGCAAATGTGCACATTCACCATTGACAGAGGAGAATCAGCAAAGACCATGGATACAGAAAGGGTCACCTGCTCATGTGGCACTCAAAGGGATTGTTGAAGATAAAAGATTCCTGAGAACATTCAGCTACTATGTAAATTTCAG ACACAGTGGCTTTGTGGAGTCTTTCCACAGTCACCTTTTGATGTATGCCCCAAAGAGACATGCGTACAC ATATGTTGCCAATAAAGCAAGAATTCAGTTGGCTGCCATAGATTTTAATAAACATACTAATCGGAAGCAAGCACTGGACAAAGATGGGAAACCAAG GTTTGAAGTCAAATACTCTAAGCAGTCCAAGAGGTTTTATCCTACTGCCAAACTAGAGCCCAAGAAGTATGAATACATTGGTGAGCTGCAAAGGCAGATCTTCCAGTCTCGGCAAAATGACTATGGCCACATGTCCTGGCATGTGTCCTTGGATGAGAATGATCCCAGGCGAATCCATAGCACTAGACATTTGGTGACAAGGCCTAGTTTAAGCCAAGTTACAGCACAGTATCAGAGTAGATTTGCCACATCACAGTCTCATGAACTTACTGGTAGTTCTAATCAATGA